Proteins encoded together in one Entomobacter blattae window:
- the metK gene encoding methionine adenosyltransferase: MRNKGDFLFTSESVSEGHPDKVADRISDTILDTYLAADSEARVACETLVTTNKVLLAGEIRGPASITGDLIIEKAREAIKDIGYDQEGFSWKTADIQSVLHAQSEHIARGVDSAEGKDEGAGDQGIMFGFATTETEPLMPAPIFYAHKLLQTIHDLRKADDQRVAGLQPDAKSQVTLRYVDGKPIGATSVVISTQHDENMSQSRIKEMLLDIAEETLPEGWMCPIDEFYVNPTGVFVIGGPDGDCGLTGRKIIVDTYGGAAPHGGGAFSGKDPTKVDRSAAYACRYLAKNVVASGIADRCTLQISYAIGISHPLSVYVDLDGTGKDVDEAKLEGVLRELMDLSPRGIRKHLRLNRPIYTETSAYGHFGREPDMEKDNFPWEQTDLVDSLRNAFNR, from the coding sequence ATGCGTAATAAAGGCGATTTTCTGTTTACTTCAGAATCTGTTTCTGAAGGCCACCCCGACAAAGTAGCTGATCGGATCAGTGATACTATCCTTGATACCTATCTCGCAGCAGATAGTGAGGCACGCGTTGCTTGTGAAACGCTGGTTACAACCAACAAAGTTCTTCTCGCAGGAGAAATAAGAGGCCCTGCCTCTATTACTGGTGACCTGATTATAGAAAAAGCTCGAGAGGCCATAAAAGATATTGGATATGATCAAGAAGGATTTTCCTGGAAAACCGCCGATATCCAATCCGTCCTTCATGCCCAATCTGAACACATTGCCCGCGGTGTAGATAGTGCAGAGGGGAAAGATGAAGGTGCGGGTGATCAAGGCATTATGTTTGGGTTTGCCACAACTGAAACAGAACCTCTTATGCCAGCCCCCATTTTTTATGCCCATAAACTTTTACAAACCATTCACGATCTACGCAAAGCCGATGATCAACGTGTGGCAGGCCTACAGCCCGATGCTAAAAGCCAGGTTACCTTACGTTATGTAGACGGTAAACCTATAGGAGCTACCTCGGTTGTCATTTCAACTCAGCATGATGAAAATATGAGCCAAAGCCGAATTAAGGAAATGCTCCTTGACATTGCTGAGGAGACCCTTCCCGAAGGGTGGATGTGCCCTATCGATGAGTTTTACGTTAACCCCACAGGAGTCTTTGTGATTGGGGGCCCTGATGGTGACTGTGGGCTTACAGGACGTAAAATTATCGTTGATACCTACGGCGGAGCTGCCCCTCATGGGGGTGGAGCATTTTCTGGAAAAGACCCCACTAAGGTAGACCGCTCGGCTGCCTATGCTTGCCGCTACCTTGCAAAAAATGTTGTCGCTTCGGGCATTGCAGACCGTTGTACCCTTCAAATCTCGTATGCCATCGGTATCTCCCACCCCTTATCTGTTTATGTAGACTTAGATGGCACTGGAAAAGATGTTGATGAGGCCAAGCTAGAGGGTGTTTTACGAGAACTTATGGATTTATCTCCACGGGGAATACGAAAGCATCTTCGCTTAAACCGTCCCATTTATACAGAAACATCGGCATATGGGCATTTTGGCCGTGAACCTGATATGGAGAAAGATAATTTTCCATGGGAGCAAACAGATTTAGTCGACTCCCTAAGGAATGCGTTTAACCGATAA
- the trmB gene encoding tRNA (guanine(46)-N(7))-methyltransferase TrmB: MDSHKKSFLSPLAGEENSSSPAERLYGRNKGHPLRKRQQWLLEHTLPLLRVDLETARKNPLHIFDPPSTSIWMEVGFGSGEHSLAQYKTHPEVGYIACEVFLNGVCSLLSQITENVQEHDILSSSLPKTLKLWDKDARILLDALPDETVEKFFLLFPDPWPKSRHAKRRFVHPDRIRRVARILQPGGIWRIASDDPTYQDWVKTVMKDQSLFELTFFSEHHPENWPKTRYEIKALKAGRKPLFWEYTKR, translated from the coding sequence ATGGACTCTCATAAAAAAAGCTTCTTAAGCCCTTTAGCAGGAGAGGAGAACAGCTCCTCTCCTGCTGAGCGCCTTTATGGAAGGAATAAAGGGCATCCCTTACGTAAACGCCAACAATGGCTCCTAGAACATACACTTCCTCTCTTACGGGTTGATTTAGAAACAGCCCGTAAAAATCCCCTTCATATTTTTGATCCCCCTTCCACCTCAATTTGGATGGAAGTAGGATTCGGAAGTGGGGAACATAGTTTAGCTCAATATAAAACTCATCCAGAAGTTGGCTATATTGCGTGTGAGGTTTTTTTAAATGGGGTATGTTCTCTTCTTTCCCAGATAACAGAAAACGTCCAAGAACACGATATCCTTTCTTCATCCTTACCCAAAACATTAAAACTTTGGGACAAAGATGCAAGAATTCTTCTTGACGCTCTACCCGATGAAACCGTTGAAAAATTTTTTCTTTTATTTCCTGACCCCTGGCCAAAATCACGCCATGCCAAACGCCGTTTTGTCCATCCTGATAGGATAAGGCGTGTTGCCCGTATTCTCCAGCCAGGAGGAATATGGCGGATTGCTAGCGATGACCCAACCTATCAGGACTGGGTAAAAACTGTGATGAAGGATCAATCTCTTTTTGAACTTACCTTTTTTTCAGAGCACCATCCTGAAAACTGGCCAAAAACACGATATGAAATAAAAGCACTCAAGGCCGGAAGAAAACCCCTATTCTGGGAATATACAAAACGCTAG
- a CDS encoding DedA family protein: protein MNESFTDSTLFQHFDLLVAQYGYGLVGVVVMLESMGLPLPAESLLIATAIYCATTHKIQISFVVIAAIIGAIMGDNFGYLIGHHYGYPLLNKHGKKVGLTPKRLELGRFIFRKYGGKVIFFGRFVAFLRTFVALLAGASHMAWHSFLFYNALGGIAWAGGYSLGAYYLGKEIVKISGPLGIFIGVCVVIGIGFSIFFLKRNEARLSQEMEDEMMREKAK from the coding sequence ATGAACGAATCCTTTACCGATTCTACTTTGTTTCAGCATTTTGACCTTCTTGTCGCACAATATGGGTATGGCCTTGTTGGGGTCGTTGTTATGCTAGAAAGCATGGGGTTACCCTTGCCTGCAGAAAGCTTGCTGATCGCCACGGCTATTTATTGTGCAACCACCCATAAGATTCAAATCAGTTTTGTTGTTATTGCTGCTATAATCGGGGCAATTATGGGGGATAATTTTGGGTATCTTATTGGTCATCACTATGGATATCCCCTTTTAAACAAGCACGGTAAAAAAGTAGGGTTAACACCGAAACGGCTTGAGCTTGGCCGTTTTATATTTAGAAAATACGGTGGAAAAGTTATTTTTTTTGGTCGCTTTGTGGCTTTTCTTCGCACTTTTGTAGCTTTACTCGCTGGGGCAAGCCATATGGCATGGCATAGTTTTCTATTTTATAATGCGTTAGGGGGTATAGCCTGGGCTGGTGGTTACAGTTTAGGGGCTTATTACTTGGGGAAGGAAATCGTTAAAATTTCTGGCCCATTGGGTATTTTTATTGGTGTTTGTGTTGTTATAGGAATTGGCTTTTCCATTTTCTTCCTAAAAAGGAACGAAGCCAGACTTTCACAAGAAATGGAAGACGAAATGATGAGAGAAAAAGCAAAATAA
- a CDS encoding replicative DNA helicase yields the protein MSRISEKPLLDLPVRLPPSNIQAEQALLGALLSNNKAYDLVSDFLQGEHFADAINGKIYEAIVRRIENGHLADAITLKAEFEHSGLLEEVGGTAYLAQLLVSMVGVINAGDYGRIIHDSWIRRQLIDIGENIINDAFGARPDLQGLDLVSAGEEALFQLATEKSNTQGFVSFDRALAEALQIAESAISNQSGLSGLPTGLKDLDKKTGGLHPSDLLILAGRPGMGKTALATKIAFGAARFLQEQKRNNPTAKGSVAIFSLEMSAEQLATRLLSEESRISSERIRRGEINQKDFDKFVQVSRELSTLPLLIDDTPALSLSVMRTRCRRLLRTKGLSLVVVDYLQLMRPSIGTRPESRVLEISMITQGLKALAKEMEIPVIALSQLSRQVENREDKRPQLADLRESGSIEQDADAVMFIYRDEYYLQQRMPKPIAFDNAEKYDLALKKWQDDMHAVHNRAELILEKQRHGPTGKVDLFFEGEYTRFADLDTLHQDY from the coding sequence ATGTCTCGTATTTCTGAAAAACCTTTGCTTGACCTTCCCGTGCGTCTTCCCCCTTCGAATATCCAGGCCGAGCAAGCTCTTTTAGGGGCTTTGCTTTCCAACAATAAGGCCTACGATCTGGTTTCAGATTTTTTACAGGGGGAACATTTTGCGGATGCTATTAATGGTAAAATTTATGAGGCCATAGTCAGGCGTATTGAAAATGGACATTTAGCAGATGCCATAACCCTTAAGGCAGAATTTGAGCATTCTGGTCTTTTGGAGGAAGTTGGGGGTACGGCTTACTTAGCCCAGCTTCTTGTTTCGATGGTTGGGGTTATTAATGCAGGCGATTATGGGCGAATTATTCATGATTCGTGGATTCGCCGCCAACTTATTGATATTGGGGAAAATATTATCAATGATGCCTTCGGAGCTCGTCCAGACTTACAAGGGTTAGATTTGGTTTCTGCGGGAGAAGAAGCACTTTTTCAACTCGCCACCGAGAAAAGCAATACGCAGGGTTTCGTATCTTTCGACCGTGCCTTGGCTGAGGCCTTGCAAATCGCTGAAAGTGCAATTTCTAACCAGAGTGGTTTATCTGGCCTTCCTACAGGTTTAAAGGATCTGGATAAGAAAACCGGAGGCCTTCACCCTTCCGATTTATTGATTTTGGCTGGTCGTCCTGGCATGGGAAAAACAGCCTTGGCGACCAAAATTGCTTTTGGGGCAGCCCGGTTTTTACAAGAGCAAAAACGTAATAATCCAACAGCCAAAGGCTCTGTGGCTATTTTTTCGCTGGAAATGTCCGCAGAGCAGCTTGCTACGCGCTTACTTTCAGAAGAATCCCGCATATCAAGCGAGCGGATTCGTCGGGGGGAGATTAACCAGAAGGATTTTGATAAATTTGTTCAGGTTTCAAGGGAGCTTTCAACCCTGCCCCTGCTCATTGATGATACCCCCGCCTTATCCCTTTCGGTGATGAGAACCCGTTGCCGCAGGCTTTTGCGTACCAAGGGCCTTAGCCTTGTGGTGGTGGATTATTTGCAACTTATGCGCCCCTCTATTGGTACGCGGCCAGAAAGCCGTGTGTTGGAAATTTCTATGATTACACAAGGTTTGAAAGCCTTGGCCAAGGAAATGGAAATTCCTGTTATTGCGCTATCGCAGCTTTCCCGTCAGGTGGAAAATAGGGAAGATAAACGCCCACAGCTTGCTGATCTTCGCGAGTCCGGCTCTATTGAGCAAGATGCTGATGCTGTTATGTTTATCTATCGAGATGAATATTATCTTCAACAACGAATGCCAAAGCCTATTGCCTTTGATAATGCAGAAAAATATGACTTGGCCTTAAAAAAATGGCAAGATGATATGCATGCCGTCCATAATAGGGCCGAACTTATTTTAGAAAAGCAACGCCATGGCCCTACCGGTAAGGTAGATCTCTTTTTTGAAGGGGAATATACCCGTTTTGCTGATTTAGACACACTTCATCAGGATTATTAA
- a CDS encoding AGE family epimerase/isomerase — translation MSTSESLQHILTQEISSLEECYRAFRSWLLDQAFPIWGTIGCDGDKDSPARFGAQEYLTLQGLPAHPPFKRLRVQARQLYSFVQASFLGWEEGRVRADGIYHFMQNAALPGGGWAKTLTPTGEILDKTADLYDIAFVIFSFSWYGRLTKKAEPIEKAQETIRWLYKTMQGQNGGFENTFPVGKESRQQNPHMHLLEAALALYEVTKNPVDLFFAEDLIDLFKMYLFNKKNHTLGEFFEKNWQPCRQQGHLVEPGHHYEWIWLLSEYSRLTRYSMLPYIERLYTFNSKFAIHPETGLIYDSVDNVGHVKKASSRLWVQTEALRAETAVYAFSSFPRDKVQHHIIQLVKALLFRYFHPQYCPAGMWADQLDEHHNPVGDKIPASSFYHIIAGYCELHKLMKDFF, via the coding sequence ATGTCCACTTCTGAGTCTCTTCAACACATCCTTACTCAAGAAATCTCCTCTCTTGAGGAATGTTATAGGGCTTTTCGCTCCTGGTTATTAGACCAAGCCTTTCCAATATGGGGGACTATAGGTTGTGATGGGGATAAGGATTCCCCTGCTCGTTTTGGTGCACAGGAATATTTAACTCTTCAGGGTTTACCCGCCCATCCTCCTTTCAAGCGTTTACGAGTGCAAGCCCGCCAGCTTTATTCTTTTGTACAGGCGAGTTTTTTAGGCTGGGAAGAAGGGCGGGTACGAGCAGATGGCATTTATCACTTTATGCAAAATGCTGCTCTACCAGGTGGAGGATGGGCTAAAACCCTGACCCCTACAGGAGAAATATTAGATAAAACCGCTGATCTTTATGATATAGCTTTTGTCATTTTTTCCTTCTCCTGGTATGGGCGTTTGACTAAAAAGGCAGAACCTATAGAAAAAGCCCAAGAAACGATCCGGTGGCTTTATAAAACCATGCAAGGGCAAAATGGCGGTTTTGAAAATACTTTCCCTGTGGGAAAAGAAAGCCGACAGCAAAATCCCCATATGCATCTGCTTGAAGCAGCCCTTGCCCTTTACGAAGTCACCAAAAACCCGGTTGATCTATTCTTTGCAGAAGACTTGATTGATCTATTTAAAATGTATTTATTTAATAAAAAAAACCATACACTTGGGGAATTTTTTGAAAAAAACTGGCAACCTTGCCGGCAACAGGGGCATTTGGTAGAACCTGGCCATCATTATGAATGGATATGGTTATTAAGTGAATATAGCCGTCTGACAAGATACTCTATGCTTCCTTATATAGAGCGCCTTTATACCTTTAACAGTAAGTTTGCCATCCATCCTGAAACTGGCCTTATCTATGATAGCGTGGATAATGTTGGGCATGTTAAAAAAGCTTCTTCTCGGCTATGGGTTCAAACCGAAGCATTAAGGGCAGAAACAGCTGTTTATGCTTTTTCCTCTTTTCCACGAGATAAAGTCCAGCATCATATTATTCAGTTAGTGAAGGCCTTACTCTTTCGGTATTTTCATCCGCAATATTGCCCTGCTGGAATGTGGGCTGACCAGCTTGATGAACACCATAACCCTGTTGGGGATAAAATTCCCGCAAGTTCTTTTTACCATATTATTGCTGGCTATTGCGAACTTCATAAACTGATGAAGGATTTTTTCTAG
- the rfaE1 gene encoding D-glycero-beta-D-manno-heptose-7-phosphate kinase — protein sequence MDFSAITVLCLGDIMLDCYKYGTMERISPEAPVPVLHLSHAKEMPGGAGNVVSNITSLGGKALLIGLVGYDTAAERLKSLLGDQIGSQVFFIPTSQRSTICKTRFIASHQQVVRTDEESRAAATEEEIVQLKKMVKTHIGSANAVIISDYGKGVCTPEVIAYTIEQAKAFHIPVFVDPKTPDFSRYKGAYCVTPNVKELLAAQPLYEESEEALAEAAYTIIDTAHIHSVLVTRSEKGMMLVENTKAVHAVPTRAREVFDVSGAGDTVIAALVLAHSSGFNLVQAMHIANAAAGVVVGKLGTASASIAEVTAELSAQDKNSSANRPIMAPILSLLDLKQQVHQWREQGLSIGFTNGCFDLLHPGHIQLLMQARQQCERLIVALNTDESVQRLKGAQRPISPLSARSAVMAAIRYVDAVTVFSEDTPYNLIEAILPDVLIKGGDYTLKTVIGADIVSAAGGQVVIIPFKDGYSTTSLVKKINPTHS from the coding sequence CTGGATTTCTCCGCTATTACTGTATTGTGCCTGGGCGATATTATGCTGGATTGTTACAAATATGGAACAATGGAGCGTATTTCTCCTGAGGCGCCAGTACCGGTTTTACATCTTTCCCATGCCAAGGAAATGCCTGGTGGGGCAGGGAATGTGGTGAGTAATATTACCTCTTTGGGGGGAAAAGCCCTTTTGATTGGCCTGGTGGGGTATGATACTGCCGCTGAGCGTTTAAAGAGTTTATTGGGCGATCAAATAGGGAGTCAGGTTTTTTTTATTCCTACGTCCCAACGAAGCACCATTTGTAAAACACGCTTTATTGCCAGCCACCAGCAAGTGGTCAGAACAGATGAGGAAAGCCGGGCGGCTGCAACAGAAGAAGAAATAGTCCAGTTAAAAAAAATGGTAAAGACCCATATTGGGTCTGCCAATGCTGTGATTATTTCTGATTACGGTAAAGGGGTTTGCACGCCAGAGGTTATTGCCTATACCATAGAACAGGCCAAAGCCTTTCATATTCCTGTGTTTGTAGACCCAAAAACACCGGATTTTTCCCGCTATAAGGGGGCTTATTGTGTCACACCTAATGTGAAAGAACTTCTTGCAGCCCAGCCCCTTTACGAGGAAAGCGAGGAGGCTCTGGCAGAAGCTGCCTACACCATTATTGATACGGCCCATATTCATTCTGTTTTGGTGACACGTTCTGAAAAAGGGATGATGCTGGTAGAAAACACTAAGGCTGTGCATGCTGTGCCGACCCGTGCACGGGAAGTTTTTGATGTTTCTGGCGCTGGAGATACTGTCATTGCTGCTTTAGTGCTAGCCCATAGTTCAGGGTTTAATTTGGTTCAGGCTATGCATATTGCCAATGCAGCTGCGGGTGTGGTTGTAGGCAAGCTGGGAACTGCCAGTGCCAGTATTGCAGAAGTGACAGCTGAGTTAAGTGCTCAAGATAAAAACAGCTCTGCTAATCGGCCTATCATGGCGCCTATTCTTTCTTTACTGGATTTAAAACAGCAAGTTCATCAGTGGCGAGAGCAAGGGCTAAGTATTGGGTTTACTAATGGATGTTTTGATTTGCTCCATCCTGGGCATATTCAACTTTTAATGCAGGCTCGGCAGCAATGTGAACGTTTAATTGTTGCTTTAAATACGGATGAAAGTGTACAGCGGCTTAAAGGAGCACAACGGCCAATTTCTCCACTTTCTGCCCGTAGTGCTGTGATGGCTGCGATACGCTATGTTGATGCCGTAACAGTTTTTTCAGAAGATACTCCCTATAATTTAATAGAAGCTATTTTACCGGATGTTCTTATTAAAGGCGGAGACTACACTTTAAAAACTGTCATTGGTGCTGATATTGTTTCGGCTGCAGGGGGGCAGGTGGTTATTATTCCTTTTAAAGATGGTTATTCGACAACTTCTCTGGTAAAAAAAATAAATCCTACTCATTCCTAA
- the gmk gene encoding guanylate kinase, with amino-acid sequence MTPSIAPPISRRGVCFVISAPSGAGKSTIANALRAAQPNLSHSISVTTRKPRPGEVDGVHYHFVSEKVFKELIETQALLEWAMVFRHGYGTPGAPVEKALAEGKDLIFDIDWQGHRQIRSHLPEDVVSLFVLPPSLQELERRLNLRASDHPDEIHHRMKAAREEISHWQEFDYTIINTDLDQAIQEATAILSAARIETARRKTGLQAFIGDRFEVK; translated from the coding sequence ATGACCCCTTCCATTGCACCCCCTATAAGCCGTCGTGGGGTCTGTTTTGTTATTTCAGCGCCTTCTGGCGCTGGGAAATCTACAATTGCGAATGCTTTAAGAGCTGCTCAGCCAAATTTATCCCATTCTATTTCTGTCACCACCCGTAAACCCCGCCCTGGTGAAGTGGATGGCGTGCATTATCATTTTGTTAGCGAAAAAGTGTTTAAGGAGTTAATAGAAACGCAAGCGTTACTGGAATGGGCCATGGTATTTAGACATGGTTATGGAACCCCTGGTGCCCCAGTTGAAAAAGCCCTTGCCGAAGGCAAGGATCTTATTTTTGATATTGATTGGCAAGGGCATAGGCAAATTCGGTCTCATCTTCCAGAGGATGTGGTAAGTCTTTTTGTGCTCCCCCCTTCTCTTCAGGAATTGGAAAGGCGGCTCAATTTACGGGCCTCTGATCATCCAGATGAAATTCATCATCGTATGAAAGCTGCTCGTGAGGAAATATCTCATTGGCAGGAATTTGATTATACAATTATTAATACCGATCTCGACCAGGCTATTCAGGAAGCCACAGCCATACTCTCTGCCGCACGTATTGAGACCGCACGAAGAAAAACAGGGTTACAAGCCTTTATTGGGGATAGGTTTGAAGTCAAATGA
- a CDS encoding Maf family protein, with translation MKTTPKNFMQVSTPALFLASQSSIRLKLLQEAGLQVFAYNPAVDENTIKIEAKKKGYSAQETALWLACEKAQAKKQAEKQDGYIIAADQIMTCNERWFDKPVSVEEAKEHLIFLRGKTHILHTAAVIFRDGKKEAEFYRESFMTMRPFTDEFLNSYLHHVGEECLQSVGCYKLESYGIRLFETIEGDYTAILGLPLLPILSFLQKKKIVKE, from the coding sequence ATGAAAACGACTCCAAAAAATTTTATGCAAGTTTCTACCCCGGCTCTTTTTTTAGCCAGCCAGTCTTCTATAAGGTTAAAATTGCTGCAAGAGGCAGGATTGCAGGTTTTTGCGTATAATCCAGCTGTTGATGAAAACACAATTAAGATTGAGGCCAAAAAAAAGGGCTATTCTGCGCAAGAAACTGCTTTATGGTTGGCTTGTGAAAAGGCTCAAGCAAAAAAACAGGCAGAAAAACAAGATGGCTACATTATTGCGGCTGATCAGATTATGACGTGCAATGAGAGATGGTTTGATAAACCTGTCTCTGTTGAAGAAGCAAAAGAACATTTAATTTTTTTAAGGGGAAAAACCCATATCCTTCATACCGCAGCTGTAATTTTTAGGGATGGGAAAAAGGAAGCAGAATTTTATAGGGAAAGCTTTATGACAATGCGCCCTTTTACGGATGAATTTTTAAATTCCTATCTTCATCATGTTGGAGAAGAGTGCCTACAATCTGTGGGCTGTTATAAGCTAGAGAGCTATGGGATAAGATTGTTTGAGACGATAGAAGGAGATTATACCGCCATACTGGGTTTACCCTTATTGCCTATCCTTTCTTTTTTACAGAAAAAAAAGATCGTGAAAGAATGA
- the hemE gene encoding uroporphyrinogen decarboxylase yields MNIIYPSHSKPLLSVLQGQAQWPPPVWLMRQAGRYLPEFREWRNKADFLTRCLTPDIATELTLQPIERYGMEGAILFSDILILPWAMGLSLDFVPEEGPVMTPVRSSQDLKKLQIHQLFEKTEPVFQALRQISSKLKNTKTTLLGFAGSPFTVACYMIEGRSSRDFTTVKHLMLSDPLFFEELIHILVQTTAALLIKQIAAGAEAVMLFDSWAGIVPSFLFGRYVSEPTREIIKEIRKVYPQVPVIGFPRQAGIMIEPYAQQTKVNAIGLDSGADINLACKVLPDNIVVQGNLDPVSLLVGGKQMEENIRALCYSMRNRPYIFNLGHGVLPQTPPENVARLIEVVRKL; encoded by the coding sequence ATGAATATTATTTATCCTTCCCATTCTAAACCATTGCTTTCTGTTCTACAGGGTCAAGCCCAATGGCCTCCACCCGTTTGGCTTATGCGCCAAGCTGGGCGTTATTTGCCAGAATTTAGGGAATGGCGTAACAAGGCCGATTTTTTAACACGTTGCTTAACCCCAGATATTGCAACCGAGCTTACTCTTCAGCCTATTGAACGTTATGGGATGGAGGGTGCCATTTTATTTTCAGACATTCTGATTCTTCCTTGGGCAATGGGATTGTCACTGGATTTTGTACCAGAAGAAGGTCCTGTGATGACTCCTGTTCGGAGTAGCCAAGATTTAAAGAAACTTCAAATTCACCAATTATTCGAAAAAACAGAGCCTGTATTCCAAGCCTTAAGACAAATTTCTTCAAAACTCAAAAATACAAAGACCACTTTACTCGGTTTTGCAGGCTCTCCTTTTACTGTGGCTTGCTATATGATAGAAGGGCGTTCATCGCGTGATTTTACCACTGTAAAACACTTAATGTTGAGCGACCCGCTTTTTTTTGAGGAATTAATACATATATTAGTTCAGACGACGGCTGCGCTGCTGATAAAGCAGATTGCAGCAGGTGCTGAGGCCGTTATGCTTTTTGATAGCTGGGCGGGTATCGTGCCATCATTCCTGTTTGGTCGGTATGTCAGTGAACCGACAAGGGAAATTATAAAAGAAATCAGGAAAGTCTATCCTCAGGTGCCTGTTATTGGGTTTCCTCGCCAGGCAGGGATAATGATTGAACCTTACGCCCAACAAACCAAGGTTAATGCAATTGGGTTGGATTCTGGGGCAGATATAAACCTTGCCTGTAAGGTTTTACCTGATAACATTGTTGTGCAGGGTAATTTAGATCCTGTTAGTCTTTTAGTTGGTGGTAAACAAATGGAAGAAAACATTCGTGCTCTATGTTATTCCATGCGTAACAGGCCTTATATCTTTAACCTTGGCCATGGTGTTTTACCACAAACCCCGCCCGAAAACGTGGCCAGATTGATAGAGGTAGTAAGAAAACTATGA
- a CDS encoding HAD family hydrolase yields MNNLPKAIRPDGDLRLVIFDCDGVLIDSEKPANELIAHEARKLGWDITDDEAHIVFAGQTLPQSGREVEKKLGIKLPEGWAMQVQHKLVEIMREKAEPMPGVYKMLEQVDALGLPFRVGSNSSHAEMEAKFATTGLDEIMEGITHSAKDMGIPKPRPDIYLHAAEEEGVAPEECIVLEDSDPGVQAAKDAGMGCVLLRDKDLPGPDWPGLIRISHLSEFPEVLRKILESQHDHMSKYA; encoded by the coding sequence ATGAATAATTTGCCCAAAGCTATTCGTCCTGATGGTGATTTGCGTTTGGTGATTTTTGATTGTGATGGTGTTCTTATTGATAGTGAAAAACCCGCTAATGAACTCATTGCCCATGAGGCAAGGAAACTGGGTTGGGATATAACAGATGATGAAGCCCATATTGTATTTGCCGGACAGACCCTTCCGCAAAGTGGGCGTGAAGTTGAAAAAAAACTGGGAATAAAATTGCCCGAAGGTTGGGCCATGCAAGTTCAACATAAATTGGTTGAAATCATGCGTGAAAAGGCAGAGCCTATGCCAGGGGTCTATAAAATGTTAGAGCAGGTAGATGCCTTGGGTTTGCCTTTTAGAGTGGGTTCTAACTCCTCTCATGCCGAAATGGAAGCAAAATTTGCAACAACGGGGTTGGATGAAATTATGGAAGGGATTACACATTCTGCGAAAGATATGGGAATACCAAAGCCACGCCCTGATATTTATTTACATGCCGCAGAAGAAGAAGGGGTGGCCCCTGAAGAATGTATTGTACTAGAAGATTCTGATCCAGGCGTTCAAGCAGCAAAGGATGCAGGAATGGGATGTGTCCTTCTTCGTGATAAAGACTTACCAGGGCCTGATTGGCCAGGCCTCATTCGGATTAGCCATCTTTCAGAATTTCCGGAAGTTTTAAGAAAAATTCTGGAATCCCAGCACGATCATATGTCAAAATATGCATGA
- the hemJ gene encoding protoporphyrinogen oxidase HemJ, with protein MMSEFLITHYLWIKSFHVISVIAWMAGQFYLPRLFVYHCQVQPGTAEDARFKIMERRLQRAIINPAIGVAFLCGIFLVLTPGLVDWRHFNWWYVKFFALMGLFWFHGACSKWRRHFEKGINKHPEKFYRFANEIPTIFMIIIVIMVIVKPF; from the coding sequence ATGATGAGTGAATTTCTTATCACCCATTATCTCTGGATAAAATCTTTTCATGTTATTTCCGTTATAGCGTGGATGGCGGGGCAGTTTTATTTGCCTCGCCTTTTTGTCTATCATTGCCAGGTTCAACCTGGTACAGCAGAGGATGCGCGGTTTAAAATCATGGAAAGGCGCTTGCAAAGAGCCATTATTAACCCAGCAATAGGAGTAGCCTTTTTATGTGGGATATTCCTTGTTCTCACCCCTGGCCTTGTCGATTGGCGGCATTTTAATTGGTGGTATGTCAAGTTTTTTGCTCTTATGGGGCTTTTCTGGTTTCATGGTGCGTGCTCTAAGTGGAGAAGACATTTTGAAAAAGGGATTAATAAACATCCTGAAAAATTCTATCGTTTTGCAAATGAAATTCCTACAATTTTTATGATCATTATTGTAATCATGGTGATTGTTAAACCTTTCTAA